A part of Pantoea vagans genomic DNA contains:
- the thpR gene encoding RNA 2',3'-cyclic phosphodiesterase, translating to MATQRLFFAISLPDEMQQQLVRWRADTFPAEASQPVVAANLHLTLAFLGEVAPETSLRLQTLASRIVQPGFDLDLDDAGHWPRPGVVWLGCQRAPRGLLQLASLLRAQAARHGCYQSPQPFHPHITLLRQATQPVALPPRGFHWRFRVSTFSLFASDYARGRTRYRALASWPLTSQDPHALLSAP from the coding sequence ATGGCGACACAACGCTTATTTTTTGCCATCAGCCTGCCTGACGAAATGCAGCAACAGCTGGTGCGCTGGCGGGCCGACACCTTTCCTGCAGAGGCAAGTCAGCCGGTGGTCGCAGCGAATCTGCACCTGACGCTGGCGTTTCTGGGTGAGGTTGCACCGGAAACCTCACTGCGCCTGCAGACGCTGGCCTCCCGCATCGTCCAGCCCGGTTTCGATCTCGACCTGGATGATGCCGGGCACTGGCCGCGTCCCGGCGTGGTCTGGCTCGGCTGCCAGCGCGCGCCTCGCGGCCTGCTGCAGCTTGCCAGCCTGCTGCGGGCGCAGGCTGCCCGGCATGGCTGTTATCAAAGCCCACAGCCGTTTCATCCGCACATCACGCTGTTACGCCAGGCCACCCAGCCGGTTGCATTGCCACCTCGCGGTTTCCACTGGCGTTTTCGCGTCTCCACCTTTTCACTGTTCGCCTCTGACTATGCCCGGGGCCGCACCCGCTACCGCGCGCTGGCCAGCTGGCCATTAACGTCTCAGGATCCGCATGCACTTCTCTCCGCCCCTTAA
- the sfsA gene encoding DNA/RNA nuclease SfsA: protein MHFSPPLKSARLIARYKRFLADVETPEGEVLTIHCANTGAMTGCATPGDTVWYSTSDSLTRKYPHSWELTETQQGHWICVNTLRANQLVAEALDQNRLPTLAGYSHRQAEVKYGSEKSRIDFLLKAEARRNCYIEVKSVTLLHEGKGYFPDAVTIRGQKHLRELATVAAEGHRAVLLFAVLHSGIEDVSPARHIDAAYAEQLAQAQREGVEVLAYQADLAAEGMFLKSPINVTL from the coding sequence ATGCACTTCTCTCCGCCCCTTAAATCCGCCCGCCTGATCGCCCGTTACAAACGTTTCCTGGCCGATGTCGAGACGCCAGAAGGCGAAGTGCTGACGATTCATTGCGCCAACACTGGTGCCATGACCGGCTGCGCCACGCCGGGCGATACAGTCTGGTATTCCACGTCCGATAGCCTGACGCGCAAATACCCGCACAGCTGGGAGCTGACCGAAACGCAGCAGGGCCACTGGATCTGCGTGAATACCCTGCGCGCTAATCAACTGGTGGCCGAAGCGCTGGATCAGAACAGGCTACCCACGCTGGCGGGTTATTCCCATCGTCAGGCGGAAGTGAAATATGGCAGTGAAAAAAGCAGAATTGATTTCCTGCTCAAAGCAGAGGCACGGCGCAACTGCTATATTGAGGTGAAATCCGTAACCCTTTTACATGAAGGTAAAGGCTATTTTCCGGATGCGGTGACGATTCGAGGACAGAAACACCTGCGCGAGCTGGCGACAGTGGCGGCAGAGGGTCATCGGGCCGTTTTGTTGTTTGCCGTTTTGCACTCGGGGATTGAGGACGTTTCCCCGGCACGCCACATTGATGCGGCGTATGCAGAACAACTGGCTCAGGCGCAACGGGAAGGTGTAGAGGTTTTAGCGTATCAGGCAGACTTAGCGGCGGAGGGAATGTTTCTTAAATCGCCGATCAACGTAACCTTGTAA
- the dksA gene encoding RNA polymerase-binding protein DksA, with amino-acid sequence MQEGQNRKTSSLSILAIAGVEPYQVKPGEEYMNDAQLTHFRKILEAWRNQLRDEVDRTVSHMQDEAANFPDPVDRAAQEEEFSLELRNRDRERKLIKKIEKTLKKVEDDDFGYCDSCGVEIGIRRLEARPTADLCIDCKTLAEIREKQMAG; translated from the coding sequence ATGCAAGAAGGTCAAAACCGTAAAACATCGTCCCTGAGTATTCTCGCTATCGCTGGCGTTGAGCCTTATCAGGTTAAGCCTGGCGAAGAGTATATGAACGACGCGCAGCTGACCCATTTTCGCAAGATTCTGGAAGCCTGGCGTAATCAATTGCGGGACGAAGTCGATCGTACCGTATCGCACATGCAGGATGAAGCCGCTAACTTCCCGGACCCGGTTGACCGTGCCGCGCAGGAAGAGGAGTTCAGCCTGGAGCTGCGTAACCGCGATCGCGAACGTAAACTGATTAAAAAGATCGAGAAGACGCTGAAGAAAGTCGAAGACGACGACTTCGGTTATTGCGATTCCTGTGGCGTTGAGATTGGTATCCGCCGTCTCGAAGCTCGTCCTACTGCCGATCTCTGCATCGACTGTAAGACGTTAGCAGAAATTCGTGAGAAACAAATGGCCGGCTAA
- the gluQRS gene encoding tRNA glutamyl-Q(34) synthetase GluQRS: MSPSCIGRFAPSPSGELHFGSLIAALGSYLSARAQNGIWRVRIEDIDPPREVPGAASRILHQLEHYGLMWDGEVLWQSQRHEAYRDALAWLQQHRQSYFCTCPRRRIQEIGGFYDGYCRERQRGPENAALRLRQHAPVFAFDDRLRGRVEADRRLAQEDFIIHRRDGLFAYNLAVVVDDHFQGITEVVRGADLIEPTVRQIAFYQQFDWPVPAWLHLPLALNHDGNKLSKQNHAPSLPDGDARPLLVAALRFLGQPVSGGWQDLTQDKLLSDAVSQWNIALMPQQNALKPDA; encoded by the coding sequence ATGTCACCTTCCTGCATTGGTCGCTTCGCCCCTTCTCCCTCTGGTGAACTTCATTTTGGCTCGCTGATTGCTGCCCTGGGCAGTTACCTGAGCGCGCGCGCGCAAAACGGCATCTGGCGGGTGAGAATTGAAGATATCGATCCGCCACGGGAAGTGCCAGGTGCCGCCAGCCGCATTCTGCATCAGCTGGAACACTACGGGTTAATGTGGGATGGCGAGGTGCTGTGGCAGTCGCAACGTCACGAGGCCTATCGTGACGCGCTGGCCTGGCTGCAGCAGCATCGTCAGAGCTATTTCTGCACCTGTCCCCGACGTCGCATTCAGGAGATTGGCGGTTTCTATGATGGTTACTGCCGTGAACGGCAACGCGGACCAGAGAATGCCGCGCTGCGTTTACGCCAGCATGCGCCGGTCTTTGCCTTTGACGATCGATTACGGGGTCGCGTAGAGGCGGACAGACGTCTGGCGCAGGAAGATTTTATTATTCACCGTCGCGATGGCCTGTTTGCCTACAACCTGGCGGTGGTCGTCGATGACCATTTTCAGGGCATTACCGAAGTGGTGCGCGGCGCAGATTTGATTGAGCCGACGGTGCGGCAGATTGCGTTTTATCAGCAATTTGACTGGCCGGTGCCGGCCTGGCTGCATCTGCCGCTGGCGCTTAATCACGATGGCAATAAGTTATCGAAGCAGAATCATGCACCTTCGCTGCCCGATGGCGATGCCAGGCCCCTGCTGGTAGCGGCATTACGCTTCCTCGGACAGCCTGTTTCAGGCGGCTGGCAGGACTTAACGCAGGACAAACTGCTGTCTGACGCGGTGTCACAGTGGAATATCGCTTTGATGCCGCAACAGAACGCCCTGAAACCGGATGCATAG
- the pcnB gene encoding polynucleotide adenylyltransferase PcnB, which translates to MFTRVANFCRKVLKRDEEEAPAEVEPERLMTIIPRESHTISRKDISENALKVLYRLNKAGYEAYLVGGGVRDLLLGQKPKDFDVTTNATPEQMRKLFRNCRLVGRRFRLAHVMFGPEVIEVATFRGHHQVEEIAEDRNSSQRAQSGMLLRDNIFGSIEDDAQRRDLTINSLYYSVADFSVRDYVGGISDLEQGIIRLIGDPETRYREDPVRMLRVARFAAKLNMSIAPETAEPIPRLASLLRDIPPARLFEESLKLLQAGYGYSTYLKLCEYQLFQPLFPTLARNFTENSDSHMERMLAQVLKNTDNRIHNDMRVNPAFLFAAMFWYPQLEAAERIAQESGLTYFEAFAMAMNDTLDEACRALAIPKRITSLIRDIWLLQLRMSRRHGKRAWKLMEHPKFRAAYDLLALRAEVENNPELLRLSQWWGEFQVAAPPHQKNMLNNLGDDPVPRNKSRRPRRRSSAPRRDNQNVS; encoded by the coding sequence ATTTTTACCCGAGTAGCTAATTTTTGCCGGAAAGTCCTGAAGCGTGATGAAGAGGAAGCCCCAGCAGAGGTTGAACCAGAGCGTCTGATGACCATCATCCCTCGTGAAAGCCATACCATCTCACGTAAAGACATCAGCGAAAATGCCCTCAAAGTGCTCTATCGCCTGAACAAAGCCGGTTATGAAGCCTATCTGGTAGGCGGTGGCGTGCGCGATTTGCTACTGGGGCAAAAACCCAAAGATTTCGACGTGACCACTAACGCCACGCCAGAGCAGATGCGCAAGCTGTTCCGCAACTGTCGCCTGGTCGGTCGCCGTTTCCGGCTGGCACACGTGATGTTTGGCCCGGAAGTGATCGAAGTCGCCACCTTCCGTGGACATCATCAGGTTGAAGAGATTGCGGAAGATCGCAACAGTTCGCAGCGCGCCCAGAGCGGCATGCTGCTGCGCGACAATATCTTCGGCTCTATCGAAGATGATGCCCAGCGCCGCGATCTCACCATCAACAGCCTCTACTACAGCGTGGCTGATTTCAGCGTACGCGACTATGTTGGCGGCATCAGCGATCTCGAACAGGGCATCATTCGCCTGATTGGCGATCCGGAAACCCGCTACCGCGAAGATCCGGTGCGCATGCTGCGCGTCGCGCGCTTTGCCGCCAAGCTCAATATGAGCATTGCGCCGGAAACCGCCGAGCCGATTCCACGTCTGGCCTCGCTGCTGCGTGATATCCCGCCTGCGCGCCTGTTTGAAGAGTCCCTGAAGCTGTTGCAGGCGGGCTATGGCTACAGCACGTATCTGAAGCTGTGTGAATATCAGCTGTTCCAGCCGCTGTTCCCGACGCTGGCGCGTAACTTCACGGAAAACAGTGACAGCCACATGGAGCGGATGCTGGCACAGGTGCTGAAAAACACCGATAACCGCATTCATAACGACATGCGCGTGAATCCGGCGTTCCTGTTTGCAGCGATGTTCTGGTATCCGCAGCTTGAAGCGGCCGAACGCATTGCGCAGGAGAGTGGCCTGACCTACTTCGAAGCCTTTGCGATGGCGATGAACGATACGCTGGACGAAGCCTGCCGTGCGCTGGCGATTCCAAAACGTATTACCTCGCTGATCCGCGATATCTGGCTGCTGCAGTTACGCATGTCGCGCCGTCACGGTAAACGCGCCTGGAAACTGATGGAGCATCCGAAATTCCGCGCCGCATACGATCTGCTGGCGCTGCGCGCGGAAGTGGAAAACAACCCGGAACTGCTGCGTCTGAGCCAGTGGTGGGGTGAATTCCAGGTCGCTGCGCCGCCGCATCAGAAAAACATGCTGAATAATCTGGGTGACGATCCGGTGCCGCGCAATAAATCGCGCCGTCCGCGCCGCCGCTCTTCCGCGCCACGTCGTGACAATCAAAACGTGTCATGA
- the folK gene encoding 2-amino-4-hydroxy-6-hydroxymethyldihydropteridine diphosphokinase codes for MTRVYLALGSNLADPLHQVDAALTALDALPQTQRIATSPFYRTPPYGPPDQPDFLNAAVALETDLSAEALLDHTQQIERDHGRVRKEERWGPRTLDIDLMLFGDAIINTERLIVPHYDLLNRAFMLVPLLAIAPDACLPDGRALSTVLATLDSSNIVLWHD; via the coding sequence ATGACACGAGTTTACCTCGCGTTAGGCAGTAATCTGGCCGATCCGCTGCATCAGGTTGATGCAGCGCTGACGGCACTGGATGCGTTGCCGCAGACGCAACGCATCGCGACCTCGCCGTTCTACCGCACGCCGCCTTATGGCCCGCCCGATCAGCCCGATTTTCTCAATGCCGCCGTGGCGCTGGAAACCGATCTCAGCGCTGAAGCCCTGCTTGACCATACCCAGCAGATTGAGCGGGATCATGGCCGGGTGCGCAAGGAAGAACGCTGGGGGCCGCGCACGCTGGATATCGATCTCATGCTGTTTGGCGATGCAATCATTAACACTGAGCGGCTGATTGTGCCGCACTACGACCTGCTGAATCGCGCCTTTATGCTGGTTCCCCTGCTGGCGATTGCGCCCGATGCTTGCCTGCCCGATGGTCGCGCACTCAGCACCGTTCTGGCCACCCTCGACAGCAGCAACATCGTGCTGTGGCACGACTGA
- the panB gene encoding 3-methyl-2-oxobutanoate hydroxymethyltransferase: MKPTTISHLRQAKASGKKFATLTAYDFSFARLFADEGIQVLLVGDSLGMTVQGHDSTLPVTVSDIAYHTAAVRRGAPQALLLADLPFMSYATPEQTFESAAQLMRAGANMVKLEGGSWLAETVQMLTERAVPVCGHLGLTPQSVNIFGGYKVQGRDEAGADRLLADALALEAAGAQLMVLECVPVSLAQRITGALTIPVIGIGAGNVTDGQILVMHDALGVTGGHIPKFAKNFLAETGDVRAAIRHYIAEVEAGTYPAAEHSFQ; this comes from the coding sequence ATGAAACCCACCACGATTTCACATCTGCGTCAGGCGAAAGCCAGCGGTAAAAAATTCGCGACGCTGACCGCCTACGATTTCAGTTTTGCCCGCCTGTTTGCCGATGAAGGCATTCAGGTGCTGCTGGTTGGTGATTCCTTAGGGATGACGGTGCAGGGGCACGACTCCACCCTGCCGGTTACGGTCAGCGACATCGCCTATCACACCGCCGCCGTGCGCCGTGGTGCGCCCCAGGCCCTGCTACTCGCCGACCTGCCCTTTATGAGTTATGCCACACCAGAGCAGACCTTTGAGAGTGCCGCACAGCTGATGCGTGCCGGTGCCAATATGGTGAAACTGGAAGGCGGCAGCTGGCTGGCAGAGACCGTGCAGATGCTGACCGAACGCGCCGTGCCGGTGTGCGGTCATCTTGGGCTGACCCCGCAGTCGGTGAATATCTTTGGCGGCTATAAAGTGCAGGGCCGTGATGAGGCCGGTGCCGATCGGCTGCTGGCCGATGCCCTGGCGCTGGAAGCGGCAGGCGCACAGCTGATGGTGCTGGAGTGCGTGCCGGTGTCACTGGCGCAGCGGATCACCGGGGCGCTTACCATCCCGGTGATCGGCATCGGTGCCGGTAACGTGACCGATGGTCAGATTCTGGTGATGCATGACGCGCTGGGCGTAACCGGCGGTCATATTCCCAAATTTGCCAAAAATTTCCTGGCGGAGACCGGCGACGTTCGCGCGGCGATTCGCCACTATATCGCCGAAGTCGAGGCCGGAACCTATCCGGCGGCAGAGCACAGTTTCCAGTAA
- the panC gene encoding pantoate--beta-alanine ligase yields MLIIETLLMLRQEVRRWRQQGKRIALVPTMGNLHEGHLTLVDEARARGDIVIVSIFVNPMQFDRADDLARYPRTLQEDCEKLNRHQVDVVFAPSPAEVYPQGAQNQTFVEVPVLSSLLEGATRPGHFRGVATIVSKLFNLVQPDIACFGEKDFQQLAIIRKMVADMGFDIEIVGVPTVRAKDGLALSSRNGYLTSDERKLAPVLSQVMHQMAQRLENGERHIEEIIETASEALLAQGLRPDGLAICDAETLQPLTVDSQRAVVLMAAWLGKARLIDNQTVDLTL; encoded by the coding sequence GTGTTGATCATTGAAACGCTGCTGATGCTGCGCCAGGAAGTCCGTCGCTGGCGCCAGCAGGGTAAACGCATTGCGCTGGTGCCGACCATGGGCAACCTGCATGAAGGCCATCTGACGCTGGTGGATGAAGCCCGGGCGCGCGGCGACATCGTCATTGTCTCTATCTTTGTCAATCCGATGCAGTTCGATCGCGCCGATGATTTAGCGCGCTACCCGCGCACGCTGCAGGAAGATTGTGAAAAGCTGAACCGCCATCAGGTTGATGTGGTCTTTGCGCCCTCCCCGGCTGAAGTCTATCCGCAGGGCGCGCAGAATCAGACCTTTGTTGAGGTGCCGGTGCTCTCTTCCCTGCTGGAGGGGGCAACGCGTCCAGGCCATTTTCGCGGCGTGGCCACCATCGTCAGCAAACTGTTTAATCTGGTACAGCCCGATATTGCCTGTTTCGGTGAAAAGGATTTTCAGCAGCTGGCTATCATTCGTAAGATGGTGGCTGATATGGGCTTTGACATTGAGATTGTTGGCGTGCCAACCGTGCGGGCCAAAGATGGCCTGGCGCTGAGTTCACGCAACGGCTACCTGACATCCGATGAGCGCAAGCTGGCCCCGGTGCTGAGCCAGGTGATGCATCAGATGGCTCAGCGACTTGAGAACGGCGAGCGTCACATAGAAGAGATTATCGAGACAGCCAGCGAAGCGCTGCTGGCACAGGGATTGCGTCCTGATGGCCTGGCAATCTGTGATGCGGAAACGCTGCAGCCGCTGACGGTGGACAGCCAGCGTGCAGTGGTGCTGATGGCCGCCTGGCTGGGTAAAGCCCGACTGATTGATAATCAAACTGTTGACCTGACGCTGTAA
- the panD gene encoding aspartate 1-decarboxylase — translation MIRTVLQGKLHRVKVTQADLNYEGSCAIDQDFLEASGILQYEAIDIYNVTNGQRFSTYAIAAERGSKIISVNGAAARCACEGDILIICSYVQVEDAVARQWQPKVAYFEGDNQMKRLAKALPVQIA, via the coding sequence ATGATTCGCACAGTTCTGCAAGGCAAATTGCACCGCGTAAAAGTGACGCAGGCGGACCTCAATTATGAAGGCTCCTGCGCTATCGATCAGGATTTCCTGGAGGCTTCCGGCATTCTGCAATATGAAGCGATCGATATTTATAACGTCACTAACGGTCAGCGCTTTTCCACCTACGCTATCGCGGCTGAGCGTGGTTCGAAAATTATTTCGGTCAATGGTGCGGCAGCCCGCTGCGCCTGCGAAGGCGATATTTTAATTATCTGCTCGTATGTGCAGGTAGAGGATGCCGTCGCGCGTCAGTGGCAGCCTAAAGTCGCCTATTTTGAAGGTGACAACCAGATGAAGCGTCTGGCGAAAGCATTGCCGGTACAAATCGCCTGA
- a CDS encoding acyltransferase family protein: MNRITWIDNLRGLSILAIIFLHSTIAVHNNAGHFTAFSSLLNEMLAPVRLGLMFFVSGLFVDAGLRKGLGPFFNNKVRSILYPFVVWVAVYGGLKILFSSMANTPQSPMNIILSHLTGGGDMTWFLHSLFIFFIVIIFARHLPFLLVFAICMALSWALPAIDPDGVFASFDNTHINKSLYLFVFFYLGDYVVRKQVDIAEKVQHGPTLLISAISFVLLSCLNIFILERHSQALLSPLALLSVPFFVWIALKLKSELVYYIGVNSIVFYLSHYLAIQFFSKIVKFESPSAWVNDLKFISAFLVALALPLTICLMRKRGWFNFLFTMKKSSKPMTTKAV, from the coding sequence ATGAATCGTATAACGTGGATCGATAATCTGCGGGGATTGAGTATTCTCGCAATTATTTTTTTGCATAGCACTATTGCCGTACATAATAATGCCGGACATTTTACCGCCTTCAGCAGCCTGTTAAATGAGATGCTGGCACCGGTAAGACTGGGGCTGATGTTCTTTGTTTCGGGTCTGTTTGTCGATGCCGGATTAAGAAAAGGCCTGGGTCCTTTTTTTAATAACAAAGTACGCAGTATTCTCTATCCGTTTGTGGTCTGGGTGGCGGTCTATGGCGGGTTAAAGATCCTGTTCAGCTCGATGGCAAATACGCCGCAGTCACCGATGAATATTATTCTTTCGCACCTGACCGGCGGCGGGGATATGACCTGGTTCCTGCACTCGCTATTTATCTTCTTTATAGTGATTATCTTTGCCCGCCACCTGCCATTCCTGCTGGTGTTTGCTATCTGTATGGCGCTGAGCTGGGCGCTGCCGGCCATCGATCCGGATGGCGTATTTGCCAGCTTCGACAATACGCACATCAACAAATCGCTTTATCTGTTTGTCTTTTTCTACCTGGGCGATTACGTGGTACGTAAGCAGGTGGATATCGCAGAGAAAGTACAGCATGGCCCGACGCTGTTAATCTCAGCGATCAGTTTTGTGCTGCTCTCCTGCCTGAATATCTTTATTCTGGAGCGTCATTCCCAGGCGTTATTATCACCGCTTGCACTTTTATCGGTGCCATTCTTTGTCTGGATTGCGCTGAAGCTGAAATCTGAGCTGGTCTACTACATTGGCGTCAATTCTATCGTCTTCTACCTGTCGCATTATCTGGCGATTCAGTTCTTCAGTAAGATTGTGAAGTTTGAAAGTCCGTCAGCCTGGGTGAATGACCTGAAATTCATTTCGGCGTTTCTGGTGGCGCTGGCGCTGCCATTGACAATATGTCTGATGAGAAAACGCGGCTGGTTTAATTTCCTCTTTACGATGAAAAAGTCATCGAAGCCGATGACAACCAAAGCGGTTTAA
- a CDS encoding ABC transporter permease, whose protein sequence is MTHLYWVALKSIWAKEVNRFARIWIQTLVPPVITMTLYFIIFGNLIGSRIGEMHGFSYMQFIVPGLIMMAVITNAYANVASSFFSAKFQRNIEELLVAPVPTHIIIAGYVGGGVARGVCVGILVTAISLFFVPFHVHSWSMVAITLLLTAILFSLAGLLNAVFARTFDDISLIPTFVLTPLTYLGGVFYSLSLLPPIWQAVSKLNPIVYMISGFRYGFLGINDVPLVFTLSVLVAFILVFYWLVYALIQRGRGLRT, encoded by the coding sequence ATGACACATTTGTACTGGGTGGCGCTGAAAAGCATCTGGGCCAAAGAGGTTAACCGTTTCGCCCGTATCTGGATCCAGACGCTGGTGCCGCCGGTCATCACCATGACGCTCTATTTCATCATCTTTGGTAACCTGATCGGGTCGCGCATTGGTGAGATGCACGGCTTCAGCTATATGCAGTTTATTGTGCCGGGATTGATCATGATGGCGGTGATCACCAACGCCTATGCCAACGTGGCATCATCGTTCTTCAGTGCCAAGTTCCAGCGCAACATTGAAGAGCTGCTCGTTGCACCTGTGCCGACCCACATTATCATTGCCGGTTATGTAGGCGGCGGTGTGGCGCGTGGCGTCTGCGTCGGCATTCTGGTGACGGCCATCTCGCTGTTCTTTGTGCCGTTCCACGTGCACTCCTGGTCGATGGTGGCAATTACGCTGCTGCTGACCGCGATTCTGTTTTCACTGGCCGGTCTGCTCAACGCCGTCTTTGCGCGCACCTTTGACGATATCAGCCTGATCCCGACCTTTGTGCTGACGCCACTGACCTATCTGGGCGGCGTATTCTATTCGCTGAGTCTGCTGCCGCCGATCTGGCAGGCTGTCTCTAAACTGAATCCAATCGTTTATATGATTAGCGGATTCCGTTATGGCTTCCTGGGTATTAATGATGTGCCGCTGGTCTTTACGCTCTCGGTACTGGTGGCCTTTATTCTGGTGTTCTACTGGCTGGTCTATGCGCTGATTCAGCGCGGACGCGGACTGCGCACCTGA
- a CDS encoding ABC transporter ATP-binding protein: protein MTYALELSRLTKTYPGGVQALKGIDLNVEAGDFYALLGPNGAGKSTTIGIISSLVNKSEGSVRVFGYDLEKDVVNAKRQLGLVPQEFNFNPFETVMQIVVNQAGYYGVERREANERAEKYLKQLDLWGKRSERARMLSGGMKRRLMIARALMHEPKLLILDEPTAGVDIELRRSMWVFLKDLNAKGTTIILTTHYLEEAEMLCRNIGIIQSGELVENTSMKELLSKLKSETFILDLAPRSPLPKLEGFQYRLTDTSTLEVEVLREQGLNSVFSQLSAQGVQVLSMRNKANRLEELFVGLTTQGKTGAKA from the coding sequence ATGACTTATGCACTGGAACTTTCCCGGCTGACCAAGACCTATCCCGGCGGCGTGCAGGCGCTGAAGGGCATCGATCTTAACGTTGAAGCGGGTGACTTTTATGCACTGCTGGGGCCAAACGGTGCCGGTAAATCGACCACCATCGGGATTATCAGTTCGCTGGTCAATAAATCCGAAGGTAGCGTGCGGGTGTTTGGCTACGATTTAGAAAAAGATGTGGTGAATGCCAAGCGCCAGCTCGGCCTGGTGCCGCAGGAGTTTAACTTCAACCCGTTTGAGACGGTGATGCAGATCGTCGTGAATCAGGCGGGTTACTACGGCGTTGAGCGTCGTGAAGCGAATGAGCGGGCAGAAAAATATCTGAAGCAGCTCGACCTGTGGGGCAAACGCAGCGAACGTGCGCGCATGCTCTCCGGCGGGATGAAGCGCCGCCTGATGATCGCCCGAGCACTGATGCACGAACCAAAACTGCTGATTCTGGATGAGCCGACGGCTGGCGTGGATATCGAACTGCGTCGCTCAATGTGGGTGTTCCTGAAAGATCTCAATGCTAAAGGCACTACCATCATTCTCACCACCCACTATCTGGAAGAAGCCGAGATGCTGTGCCGTAACATCGGCATCATCCAGAGCGGTGAGCTGGTGGAAAACACCTCTATGAAAGAACTGCTGTCCAAGCTCAAATCAGAAACCTTTATCCTGGATCTGGCACCGCGCAGTCCGCTGCCGAAACTGGAGGGCTTCCAGTACCGGCTGACCGATACCTCAACGCTGGAAGTGGAAGTGCTGCGTGAGCAGGGCCTCAACAGCGTCTTCAGCCAGCTGAGTGCGCAGGGTGTGCAGGTGCTGAGTATGCGCAATAAAGCCAACCGTCTGGAAGAGCTGTTCGTTGGCCTGACGACGCAGGGAAAAACAGGAGCAAAAGCATGA
- the can gene encoding carbonate dehydratase, whose product MTDINTLIRNNREWSKLLVEEDPSFFERLAQAQKPRFLWIGCSDSRVPAERLTGLEPGELFVHRNVANLVIHTDLNCLSVVQYAIEVLEVEHVIVCGHYGCGGVQAAMDNPELGLIDNWLLHIRDLWYKHSVLLGELPPDKRLDKLCEINVIEQVYNLGHSTVLQSAWKRGKDVSLHGWVYGIQDGCLRNLDVTANSREILEQRYRHGIANLQMNGEA is encoded by the coding sequence ATGACAGACATCAATACCCTGATCAGAAACAACCGCGAATGGTCAAAACTGCTGGTTGAAGAAGATCCCAGCTTTTTTGAGCGGCTCGCCCAGGCACAAAAACCGCGCTTCCTGTGGATTGGCTGTTCTGACAGCCGTGTCCCTGCCGAGCGCCTGACCGGACTGGAACCGGGCGAGCTCTTCGTTCACCGCAACGTTGCCAATCTGGTGATCCACACCGATCTGAACTGTCTGTCCGTGGTGCAGTACGCTATCGAAGTGCTGGAAGTGGAACACGTTATCGTATGCGGCCACTACGGCTGCGGCGGCGTGCAGGCGGCGATGGATAACCCGGAGCTGGGGTTAATCGACAACTGGCTGCTGCACATCCGCGACCTCTGGTACAAGCATAGCGTGTTGCTGGGGGAACTCCCGCCGGATAAGCGTCTGGACAAACTGTGCGAAATCAACGTTATTGAACAGGTCTATAACCTGGGGCACTCGACCGTTCTGCAATCTGCCTGGAAACGTGGCAAGGATGTCTCCCTGCACGGCTGGGTTTACGGCATTCAGGATGGCTGCCTGCGTAACCTGGATGTCACGGCAAACAGCCGGGAGATCCTTGAACAGCGCTATCGTCACGGCATTGC